A DNA window from Patescibacteria group bacterium contains the following coding sequences:
- the ftsW gene encoding putative lipid II flippase FtsW, translating into MNSVRRKHSDYWLSLSVFALICFGLIMIYSVSKYYSLDVTDGATDKLYLKKQIFTVAIGLIAWIVMQAIDYRFWLKHAGKMFYATLGLLALPIILEPFGIARAGRWIDFLGFNFQPAELAKLTFIFYLAAWFAQKGENQKKIQESFWSFVGIVGIIAGFMLLEKDLGTLAIFVIISAGMFIMAGAPLSQIFSGGALAAALVWLAVKIEPYRMQRFLTFLNPENDSLSSGYHIKNALIAIGSGGLWGLGFGQSRQKYLYLPEAHTDSIFAIICEELGMVRASLIIVVFIFIAMRGLKIALRAPDIFSRLLAASITFWLFAQMAINISAMFSLVPLTGIPLPFISYGGTSVIILLSAVGVLSNISKHTTDR; encoded by the coding sequence ATGAATAGTGTTCGACGAAAACATTCTGATTATTGGCTGTCGTTGTCGGTCTTCGCACTGATTTGCTTCGGGCTGATTATGATTTATTCTGTCTCGAAATATTATTCTCTTGATGTTACCGACGGAGCGACTGACAAACTTTATCTCAAAAAACAGATTTTTACTGTCGCGATCGGCCTTATCGCCTGGATCGTGATGCAGGCGATAGATTACCGTTTTTGGTTAAAACACGCCGGCAAAATGTTCTATGCTACCTTGGGCTTGCTTGCCTTACCAATTATTTTGGAGCCGTTCGGCATAGCTAGGGCTGGCCGCTGGATCGATTTTCTTGGTTTTAATTTCCAGCCAGCTGAATTAGCAAAGCTAACATTTATTTTCTATCTTGCTGCCTGGTTTGCCCAGAAGGGTGAAAATCAGAAGAAGATACAGGAGTCCTTCTGGAGTTTTGTCGGCATCGTAGGTATCATCGCTGGCTTTATGTTGTTGGAGAAAGATCTTGGAACTCTTGCCATATTTGTGATCATCTCGGCCGGAATGTTTATCATGGCGGGCGCGCCCCTGTCTCAGATTTTTTCTGGTGGCGCCCTGGCGGCGGCTCTTGTCTGGCTGGCGGTCAAGATCGAGCCATATCGGATGCAACGTTTTTTAACTTTTCTAAATCCTGAAAATGATAGTTTGAGTTCCGGCTATCATATCAAGAACGCCCTGATTGCTATTGGGTCGGGCGGACTTTGGGGTTTGGGATTTGGCCAGAGTCGGCAAAAATATCTTTATCTGCCAGAGGCTCATACTGATTCGATTTTTGCTATAATATGTGAAGAGCTTGGCATGGTCCGAGCCAGTCTGATCATCGTAGTCTTTATCTTCATCGCGATGAGGGGACTCAAGATCGCACTGCGCGCTCCAGATATCTTCTCGCGTTTGTTGGCCGCTAGTATTACTTTCTGGCTCTTCGCCCAGATGGCGATCAACATCTCCGCCATGTTCTCCCTCGTCCCACTTACCGGAATCCCACTGCCCTTCATCAGCTATGGCGGAACATCAGTTATAATCCTCCTTTCAGCGGTCGGAGTACTCTCAAATATTTCTAAACATACTACGGATAGATAA
- a CDS encoding Mur ligase family protein — MKNVFLKFIYFTLAAYARKVIATHKPFVIGITGSVGKSTTKEMVAQTLRDHFGDQVRANFGNLNAEIGIPLTILGYDKLPSKLLWPFFLVQAYFRTFEKKYPRYLVLEMGVERPGDIQYFGTIVRPDIGIITSTAPAHIANFPSREVQQAEKREMANIIKKDGSLLINADDSGLAKIDFPGIATVGIQTQTAQFRANSIKVSESGTEYRVETLGQKISIKSRLLGEHFVYAALFAFAVGNRFGIQSLEIKKSIEKTAPQPGRMNILRGRDGIIILDDTYNASPASIKAALDVLSNFSGRKVAIIGNMNELGEIEEQSHREVAAYAKGIADLAVFAGKNAKMMAEVCGNGALSYLTRKDLEADLANIVKSQDVVLIKASQNGNFFEEITKLLLFDKSKSAEILVRQSRFWLKKKGIK; from the coding sequence ATGAAAAATGTATTTCTAAAATTTATCTACTTCACTCTGGCTGCATATGCTCGGAAGGTGATTGCGACCCACAAACCGTTTGTGATCGGGATCACCGGATCGGTCGGCAAGAGCACGACCAAAGAGATGGTGGCTCAGACGCTTCGAGATCATTTTGGTGACCAAGTCAGAGCCAATTTCGGCAATCTCAACGCTGAGATAGGAATACCGCTTACTATATTGGGTTATGACAAGTTACCAAGCAAATTACTCTGGCCATTTTTCCTTGTCCAAGCATATTTCAGAACTTTCGAGAAAAAGTATCCAAGGTACTTGGTCTTGGAAATGGGCGTTGAGCGTCCGGGCGATATACAATATTTTGGCACAATCGTGCGCCCTGATATCGGCATTATCACTTCGACAGCCCCAGCCCACATCGCCAATTTTCCTTCGAGAGAAGTCCAGCAGGCAGAGAAGCGCGAAATGGCTAATATTATCAAAAAAGACGGTTCACTCCTTATCAACGCAGACGATTCCGGTCTTGCCAAGATCGATTTCCCCGGAATAGCCACTGTCGGGATTCAGACTCAAACGGCTCAATTTCGAGCTAATAGCATCAAGGTCTCAGAGTCGGGGACGGAATACAGAGTTGAGACGCTGGGCCAAAAAATCTCGATCAAATCCAGACTTTTGGGCGAGCACTTTGTCTACGCTGCTCTATTTGCCTTTGCCGTCGGAAACCGCTTCGGGATTCAATCACTTGAGATCAAGAAATCTATAGAGAAAACTGCACCTCAGCCAGGCAGGATGAATATATTGCGAGGCAGAGATGGCATTATCATTCTCGACGACACATACAACGCCAGCCCGGCCTCGATCAAGGCGGCGCTAGACGTCTTATCAAATTTCTCGGGACGAAAGGTTGCAATCATTGGAAATATGAACGAACTTGGCGAGATAGAGGAGCAGTCTCATCGCGAGGTTGCCGCTTACGCCAAGGGGATCGCAGATCTGGCTGTTTTCGCTGGCAAAAATGCCAAAATGATGGCCGAAGTCTGCGGAAATGGCGCTTTATCATATCTGACCAGAAAAGATTTGGAGGCCGACCTGGCAAATATCGTCAAATCACAGGACGTGGTGCTGATCAAGGCTTCACAAAATGGCAATTTCTTTGAGGAAATCACAAAGTTATTATTGTTTGACAAGTCAAAATCAGCTGAAATCTTGGTGCGTCAAAGCCGATTTTGGCTCAAAAAGAAAGGTATTAAATAA
- the mraY gene encoding phospho-N-acetylmuramoyl-pentapeptide-transferase, protein METFIVDVPTLVRMFWFSLAAFLIAIVWTPILTNFLYKNKIGKTIRDSKDAPIMAKLHEKKAGTPTMGGILIWITTAVLTILFNLSRNATWLPLFCLVATGVVGAIDDIMNVRGVGEKGGGLSLRQKLPIYAAIALAGAWWFYFKLDWHSIHIPAMGDFSIGLWYIPLFVGVLVWMAFASNETDGLDGLAGGIFALSYAVFAIIALVEGKSGLAVFCATIMGSLMAFLWFNIPPARFFMGDTGSMALGMTLGVVAFLTNSVVALFVVTSVFSIEGLSFIIQMLSKKLRHGKKIFLSSPVHHHLEAIGWPEHKITMRFWILGAISAVCGLAVALVGSGSFYR, encoded by the coding sequence ATGGAAACATTTATTGTTGATGTCCCGACACTGGTTCGAATGTTTTGGTTTTCGCTGGCTGCGTTTCTGATCGCGATCGTCTGGACGCCGATTTTGACCAATTTCCTCTACAAAAATAAGATTGGCAAGACTATCCGCGACAGCAAGGATGCGCCAATTATGGCCAAGCTTCATGAGAAGAAGGCTGGCACTCCGACCATGGGCGGAATCCTGATTTGGATTACGACCGCAGTTCTGACAATTTTGTTCAATTTGTCCAGAAACGCGACTTGGCTTCCCTTATTTTGTCTTGTCGCCACTGGGGTAGTTGGAGCGATTGACGATATTATGAATGTGAGAGGGGTCGGCGAAAAGGGCGGCGGTCTTTCTCTACGACAGAAATTACCGATCTATGCGGCGATAGCACTGGCGGGGGCTTGGTGGTTTTATTTCAAGCTAGATTGGCACTCAATTCATATCCCCGCAATGGGAGACTTTTCGATCGGCCTTTGGTATATTCCACTTTTTGTCGGAGTCTTGGTCTGGATGGCCTTTGCTTCAAACGAAACAGATGGTCTGGATGGTCTAGCGGGAGGAATATTTGCGCTTTCATACGCTGTTTTTGCTATTATCGCATTGGTCGAGGGCAAGTCTGGTTTGGCAGTATTTTGCGCCACGATCATGGGGTCGCTGATGGCATTTCTCTGGTTTAACATTCCACCGGCAAGGTTTTTCATGGGCGATACCGGAAGCATGGCACTTGGTATGACACTTGGCGTGGTGGCGTTTCTTACAAATTCGGTCGTTGCTCTCTTTGTCGTTACATCAGTTTTCTCGATTGAAGGCCTAAGTTTCATTATCCAAATGCTCTCGAAGAAGCTCCGACACGGCAAGAAGATATTTCTTTCCTCCCCAGTTCATCATCATCTTGAGGCAATCGGTTGGCCGGAGCACAAGATCACGATGCGTTTTTGGATATTGGGCGCCATCTCTGCGGTTTGCGGTCTGGCAGTAGCATTAGTGGGAAGTGGCAGCTTTTATAGATAA
- a CDS encoding glycine--tRNA ligase, giving the protein MGKNDKMEKIISLCKRRGFVYPSSEIYGGFANAYDFGPLGSQMKKNIKDEWWRRFVTFRDDVVGLDSAIIQNPKVWQASGHLTSFSDPLFECKKCNQRFRVDHANEAKEKYKNHEEMTKEEKAMVVCPQGGEHSFTDAKEFNLMFKTFIGVTDDSSSVAYLRPETAQGIFINFQNVLQSTRVKIPFGIAQIGKAFRNEITPGNFIFRTREFEQMEIEFFVAPDKAESKKWHDFWIEQVKNFYLDLGVNPENLKLRAHDKSELSHYSAGTTDIEYEFPFGTSELAGIAQRTDYDLSEHEKASGQELKYFDEESGKKFTPYVIEPSQGVDRAMLAFLVDAYDESDGTDGRKEGEVTMRIHPKLAPVKVGIFPLVKKEGLPEIAKKISEDLKRHGITTFYDESGSVGRRYRRQDEIGTPWCITVDFDSLTDKSVTLRDRDTMEQERVSIAEIATLIAGKLR; this is encoded by the coding sequence ATGGGCAAGAACGACAAGATGGAAAAAATAATTTCACTTTGTAAGAGGCGTGGTTTTGTCTATCCGTCCTCTGAAATTTATGGCGGATTTGCCAATGCATACGATTTTGGCCCACTCGGGTCTCAGATGAAGAAAAATATCAAAGACGAGTGGTGGAGACGCTTCGTCACATTTCGTGATGATGTTGTTGGTCTCGATAGCGCTATCATCCAAAATCCCAAAGTATGGCAGGCGTCGGGACATCTGACCTCTTTTTCCGACCCGCTTTTTGAGTGCAAGAAGTGCAACCAGCGTTTCCGAGTTGATCATGCCAACGAAGCCAAAGAGAAATACAAGAATCACGAGGAGATGACGAAGGAAGAGAAGGCTATGGTAGTCTGCCCACAGGGCGGCGAGCATAGTTTCACTGATGCCAAAGAATTCAACTTGATGTTCAAGACCTTCATCGGGGTGACCGATGATTCCTCGTCTGTGGCCTATTTGCGTCCAGAGACAGCTCAGGGAATATTCATCAATTTCCAAAATGTATTGCAATCTACTCGGGTGAAAATTCCTTTTGGTATAGCCCAAATCGGCAAGGCTTTTCGCAATGAGATTACCCCTGGCAACTTCATATTTCGCACCCGTGAATTTGAACAGATGGAGATCGAATTTTTTGTCGCTCCAGACAAGGCGGAGTCGAAGAAGTGGCATGACTTTTGGATCGAACAGGTCAAAAATTTCTATTTGGATCTTGGAGTCAATCCAGAAAATCTGAAACTTCGAGCTCATGACAAATCAGAATTATCTCACTATTCTGCCGGGACGACCGATATTGAATATGAATTTCCTTTTGGCACCTCAGAATTAGCTGGAATTGCCCAGCGAACCGATTATGACTTGTCTGAACACGAGAAGGCTTCTGGCCAGGAGCTCAAATATTTTGATGAAGAATCTGGCAAGAAATTCACTCCCTATGTGATTGAGCCCTCCCAAGGTGTTGATCGCGCGATGTTGGCTTTCCTTGTTGATGCGTATGACGAATCAGACGGCACGGACGGACGCAAGGAGGGGGAAGTTACTATGAGAATTCATCCCAAATTGGCGCCAGTTAAGGTTGGAATTTTCCCACTGGTCAAGAAGGAAGGTTTGCCAGAAATCGCCAAGAAAATCTCAGAGGATCTGAAAAGGCATGGTATCACTACATTTTATGATGAATCAGGCTCTGTGGGGCGCCGTTATCGTCGACAGGACGAGATTGGCACTCCTTGGTGTATCACGGTAGATTTCGACTCTCTGACTGACAAATCTGTCACACTGAGAGATCGTGACACGATGGAGCAAGAGAGAGTATCAATTGCAGAAATTGCTACTTTGATTGCTGGCAAATTGAGATAA
- the recO gene encoding DNA repair protein RecO, whose amino-acid sequence MPNQLRVRAVVLKGTNFGEADRILTVLTDRLGKIKVMAKGIRKIKSHLAGALEPFMLVDLQLHEGKTFYIVTGAAIERPFHSLHENFGKVGQAFYFGELVDRFIEERQKIPEIFQLFENGLEQIEIGIRSIVLRGFELKIVEYAGFKPELNNCVHCKEKIAPGENFWDSVEGGIICTNCQKIHHHGERIGDEAVKLLHFFERSDLGTISRLKLAESAEKEVEKILANYVGSILERELKSKIFLIK is encoded by the coding sequence ATGCCAAATCAACTAAGAGTTAGAGCGGTAGTCTTGAAAGGTACCAATTTTGGCGAAGCCGATCGTATTTTGACGGTTTTGACAGATCGACTCGGCAAGATCAAAGTGATGGCCAAGGGGATTCGCAAGATCAAGTCTCACCTAGCTGGAGCGCTGGAGCCTTTTATGCTGGTCGATTTGCAATTGCATGAGGGAAAAACTTTCTATATCGTGACCGGAGCGGCAATAGAGCGGCCCTTTCACTCTCTGCATGAAAATTTTGGAAAAGTCGGCCAAGCATTCTACTTTGGAGAATTAGTCGACCGATTTATCGAGGAACGGCAGAAAATCCCCGAAATATTCCAATTATTTGAAAACGGACTCGAGCAGATAGAGATAGGGATCAGGTCGATAGTTTTGAGGGGATTCGAGCTCAAAATCGTCGAATATGCCGGGTTCAAACCCGAGCTAAATAATTGTGTCCACTGCAAAGAGAAAATTGCACCAGGTGAAAATTTTTGGGATTCGGTCGAAGGTGGTATAATTTGCACAAATTGTCAGAAGATTCATCACCACGGCGAGCGGATAGGGGACGAAGCGGTCAAATTGCTCCATTTCTTCGAGCGAAGTGACTTGGGCACGATTAGCCGACTCAAGCTGGCCGAATCAGCCGAGAAGGAAGTCGAAAAAATTCTGGCCAATTATGTAGGGAGCATCCTAGAGCGAGAGCTGAAGAGCAAAATATTTTTGATAAAATAA
- a CDS encoding sugar phosphate nucleotidyltransferase has product MEKYAAIILAAGKGTRMNDGSDSPIPKVMFEIAGEPIIRHSVDLIRHAGIDDVVLVVGYKKELIEDFFKDEVSYAVQENQLGTGHAAAMAKPLLRGKTESIIIFYGDNPLYKPSTVKKIIELYEQEKPTVAMLSVVFDDPKFWGFGRILRDDSGEVIGIVEQKDCTPEESLVKESNPGFYIFNAEWFWDNIEKIGNENAQHEFYLTDMIVKAKEQNKRIVAMPVSRESEALGINNPDQLALAEKILKERIEENDRS; this is encoded by the coding sequence ATGGAAAAATACGCAGCGATTATCCTTGCCGCTGGCAAGGGCACCAGGATGAACGACGGTTCTGATTCACCGATTCCGAAAGTAATGTTTGAGATTGCTGGCGAGCCGATCATCCGCCATAGTGTCGATTTGATCAGGCATGCGGGCATAGATGATGTCGTCTTGGTAGTCGGGTACAAGAAGGAGCTGATCGAGGATTTTTTCAAAGACGAAGTATCTTACGCTGTTCAAGAAAATCAGCTTGGTACTGGCCATGCCGCGGCGATGGCCAAGCCACTTTTGCGGGGCAAGACTGAGTCAATCATCATTTTTTACGGTGACAATCCACTCTACAAGCCGAGCACGGTGAAGAAAATTATCGAACTTTATGAACAAGAAAAACCAACTGTGGCGATGCTTTCGGTCGTATTTGACGATCCAAAGTTTTGGGGATTTGGCCGAATTCTGCGCGATGATAGTGGCGAAGTGATAGGAATTGTGGAGCAAAAGGATTGCACACCAGAGGAGTCCCTAGTCAAAGAGTCAAACCCAGGGTTCTACATCTTTAACGCTGAATGGTTTTGGGATAATATAGAGAAAATAGGCAATGAGAATGCTCAGCATGAATTTTATTTGACCGATATGATTGTGAAGGCCAAGGAGCAGAACAAGCGAATTGTGGCTATGCCCGTCTCGAGAGAGTCGGAAGCGCTCGGTATCAATAACCCCGATCAATTGGCGCTCGCAGAAAAAATATTGAAAGAAAGAATCGAGGAAAATGACAGAAGCTAA
- the murD gene encoding UDP-N-acetylmuramoyl-L-alanine--D-glutamate ligase — MTNPYINKKIAVLGFGMEGQAVARFLLAEATSIEIIDQKSSEAVLAELLGDARMEAVKVLDNPKVKYIAAEKLPLLTEYDAVFRSPSVYFDDKMISEARQAGVEVSSQIQLFFDLCPCKIIGVTGTKGKGTTSSLIFSILEAQVKSQKSKVESKVYLAGNIGAPTLDLLPNLASDDIVILELSNFQLADLHSSPHIAVMTNLEIDHLDYHKDEAEYRRAKESILRYQSESDFAVLNKESTFAPDFLKSVKSQLRYFSSKDSSASASVSSGSAYLASESGKKEICTTSQIKLVGRHNLMNIAAATIVADLLGVKFDLIREAIKNFEGLPHRLETVAEIQGIKFINDSFSTNPGPTIAAVSAFDEPKVLILGGSEKGADFLEMARVIAKSNTKAVISIGVEGPRINQALEKMGFAGKIIKGEETLDLIVRQAKESAGIGDLVIFSPACASFDMFKNYKDRGEKFKEEVWKLIGKS, encoded by the coding sequence ATGACAAACCCTTACATCAACAAGAAAATAGCGGTCCTGGGCTTCGGTATGGAAGGTCAGGCCGTAGCTCGTTTTTTGCTTGCCGAAGCTACAAGCATTGAGATTATCGATCAAAAATCGTCTGAGGCAGTCTTGGCCGAGCTTTTGGGGGACGCTAGAATGGAAGCGGTGAAAGTCCTGGACAATCCAAAGGTCAAATATATTGCAGCTGAAAAATTACCTTTGTTGACAGAGTATGATGCCGTGTTCCGTTCCCCGTCGGTATATTTTGACGACAAAATGATTAGTGAGGCGAGGCAAGCGGGGGTCGAAGTTTCGAGTCAGATCCAATTATTTTTTGACCTTTGCCCATGCAAAATTATTGGAGTGACTGGGACAAAAGGCAAGGGGACGACGAGCTCTCTAATATTTTCAATATTAGAAGCTCAAGTCAAAAGTCAAAAGTCAAAAGTTGAAAGTAAAGTATATCTGGCGGGTAATATTGGAGCGCCTACACTTGATTTGCTTCCGAATCTCGCTAGCGATGATATTGTCATCCTCGAGCTCTCAAACTTTCAATTAGCGGATTTGCACTCATCCCCGCATATTGCAGTCATGACCAATTTGGAAATCGATCATCTCGATTATCACAAGGACGAAGCGGAATACAGGAGGGCCAAGGAAAGCATACTGAGATACCAGAGTGAATCTGATTTTGCTGTTTTAAACAAAGAGTCAACTTTTGCCCCAGATTTCCTAAAAAGTGTGAAGTCTCAACTTCGTTATTTCTCTAGCAAGGACAGCTCGGCCAGCGCTTCTGTTTCAAGCGGCTCTGCATATCTGGCCTCTGAAAGCGGTAAAAAAGAAATTTGTACTACCTCCCAAATCAAATTGGTCGGGCGGCATAATTTGATGAATATCGCGGCTGCCACAATCGTAGCTGATCTCTTGGGTGTCAAATTCGATCTGATCAGGGAAGCCATCAAAAATTTTGAGGGTTTGCCTCATCGACTCGAGACCGTAGCCGAGATTCAAGGCATCAAGTTTATTAATGATTCATTTTCGACCAATCCAGGCCCGACAATAGCTGCAGTTAGTGCCTTTGATGAGCCAAAAGTCTTGATCTTGGGTGGAAGCGAAAAAGGAGCCGATTTTTTAGAGATGGCTCGAGTCATCGCCAAATCCAATACCAAGGCAGTCATATCTATCGGAGTCGAGGGGCCAAGAATCAATCAAGCGCTTGAGAAAATGGGCTTTGCGGGCAAAATAATTAAGGGAGAGGAAACTCTAGACTTGATTGTCAGACAGGCTAAGGAGTCGGCCGGAATTGGCGACTTAGTCATATTCTCTCCAGCCTGCGCCTCTTTTGATATGTTCAAAAATTACAAAGATAGGGGAGAGAAGTTCAAGGAAGAGGTTTGGAAGTTAATAGGAAAATCATAA
- the mraZ gene encoding division/cell wall cluster transcriptional repressor MraZ, whose translation MFIGEYSHSIDDKGRVSVPVKFRGDLASGCVVTRGLDGCLWLYPTADWHALAEKISELPVTQKNSRSFARFILSGAVECEIDRVGRINLPKYLSAYAGIKSKVTLNGMYNRVEIWSENKWTEFKKGMEENSEEVAENLSEIGF comes from the coding sequence ATGTTTATCGGAGAGTATTCACATTCTATTGATGATAAGGGAAGAGTTTCAGTCCCGGTCAAATTCCGCGGTGATTTAGCCTCTGGATGTGTAGTCACAAGGGGTTTAGACGGATGTCTCTGGCTCTATCCTACCGCCGATTGGCACGCTTTGGCCGAAAAGATTTCAGAGCTACCAGTAACTCAGAAAAATTCACGCTCTTTCGCTAGGTTTATCCTCTCGGGGGCGGTAGAGTGCGAGATCGATAGAGTCGGACGAATCAATTTGCCAAAGTATCTGTCAGCATATGCCGGGATCAAATCGAAGGTGACGCTCAACGGAATGTACAATCGAGTCGAGATATGGTCAGAGAACAAGTGGACAGAGTTCAAGAAGGGGATGGAGGAGAATTCTGAGGAAGTCGCAGAGAATCTGAGCGAAATAGGATTCTAA
- a CDS encoding penicillin-binding protein 2: MRGEYLKTVEGRLKFMGVFVLAIGGLLFWRMFDIQVLKHDHYLAMAQDQQRFEKVQTAQRGKILVHDSNVDDSVYYPLAMDVKSFAVWAVPRQIKEKDKVSTELASLLSIDGKELFSKIDNDKMYIPPLKRGLSFDDAAKVKAKAIGGILVIPEYSRNYPEGSLASQVLGFVNKEGEGKYGFEGHYNDELKGKEGNLVGEKDTIGRIISLLSQKEPQNGTSYVLSIDRSVQYFVEQKLAKAITDYQADSGTVVIMDVKTGGILAMASLPTFDPNNYQTQANTDTSLFMNPAIAGTFEPGSIFKPVIMSIAMDKGLVTPETEETFGESVEVQGFTIHTAEGKAFGKETMTQVLEHSDNVGMVWLTSKMANLDLYNSIKSFGFLDRTGIDLDSEVPGYTLPIKNWQDINRATVSFGQGIAVTPIELVSAYAAIANNGKYLVPHIVDRIVHPDGSFTQIGKEEGKQVISEQVSAQMKQMLYNVVINGTAKKAKVPGFKISAKTGTAQIAKPEGGYEDNDAKLGIFNHTAAGFAPSDNPEYAMLVKLTRPKTFQYAESTAVPLFGEISNFLLNFHYRTTPTEPIE, encoded by the coding sequence ATGCGAGGAGAATATTTAAAAACGGTTGAAGGCCGCCTCAAGTTCATGGGCGTTTTTGTATTAGCGATCGGTGGACTGCTCTTTTGGCGAATGTTTGATATCCAAGTCCTGAAGCACGACCACTATTTAGCCATGGCTCAGGACCAGCAGAGATTTGAAAAAGTTCAAACCGCCCAGCGTGGTAAAATTTTAGTCCATGATTCCAACGTTGACGATTCGGTCTATTATCCCCTTGCCATGGATGTCAAAAGCTTCGCAGTCTGGGCCGTCCCTCGTCAGATCAAAGAGAAGGATAAGGTCTCGACAGAGTTGGCTTCTCTTTTGAGCATTGACGGGAAAGAATTATTTTCGAAGATCGACAATGACAAAATGTATATTCCACCGCTCAAGAGGGGGCTGTCTTTCGATGACGCGGCTAAAGTCAAAGCTAAGGCAATTGGCGGCATCCTAGTGATCCCTGAATATAGTCGGAATTACCCCGAAGGCAGTTTGGCCTCTCAGGTGCTCGGTTTCGTCAACAAAGAGGGTGAGGGCAAATACGGTTTTGAGGGGCATTATAATGATGAGTTGAAGGGCAAGGAGGGGAATTTGGTCGGCGAGAAAGATACGATTGGTCGGATCATCAGCCTTCTCTCTCAGAAAGAGCCACAAAATGGCACTAGCTATGTCCTCTCGATTGACCGTTCAGTCCAATATTTTGTCGAGCAAAAATTGGCCAAGGCAATCACGGATTATCAGGCTGATTCCGGCACGGTTGTAATTATGGACGTGAAGACCGGTGGTATTTTGGCCATGGCGAGTTTGCCGACTTTTGACCCAAACAACTACCAAACCCAGGCCAATACCGACACATCCCTTTTCATGAATCCAGCGATCGCGGGCACGTTTGAGCCAGGTAGCATTTTCAAGCCTGTCATTATGTCTATCGCGATGGACAAAGGCCTGGTGACGCCAGAAACGGAGGAGACCTTCGGCGAATCGGTTGAAGTCCAGGGTTTCACAATCCATACAGCGGAGGGAAAAGCTTTCGGCAAAGAGACAATGACACAGGTGTTGGAGCACTCCGACAATGTTGGCATGGTTTGGCTGACCAGCAAGATGGCGAATCTTGACCTATATAACTCTATCAAATCTTTTGGTTTTCTGGATCGGACCGGAATCGACCTTGACTCTGAGGTGCCAGGCTACACTCTTCCGATCAAGAATTGGCAGGATATCAACAGGGCAACCGTTTCTTTCGGCCAGGGCATCGCTGTGACGCCTATAGAGCTAGTCTCTGCCTATGCCGCGATAGCCAACAACGGAAAGTATCTCGTTCCTCATATTGTCGATCGAATTGTCCACCCTGACGGCTCTTTCACACAGATCGGGAAGGAGGAGGGCAAACAGGTTATTAGCGAACAAGTCTCCGCTCAGATGAAGCAGATGCTCTACAATGTGGTGATAAATGGTACGGCCAAGAAAGCGAAGGTCCCAGGATTCAAAATATCTGCCAAGACAGGTACGGCACAAATTGCCAAGCCAGAAGGTGGCTATGAGGACAATGACGCCAAACTTGGTATTTTCAACCACACTGCGGCAGGTTTCGCCCCCTCTGATAATCCAGAGTATGCGATGTTGGTCAAGTTGACTCGTCCCAAGACCTTTCAATACGCCGAATCCACCGCAGTGCCGCTATTTGGTGAAATATCCAACTTTCTGTTAAACTTTCATTACCGTACTACTCCTACGGAGCCGATCGAATAA